The sequence CTTCGCAGCTCGCACCGTCTCATCGCCCCCGACTGAGGGTCCGTCATCCGGCGCGCCGGTCGTGCCGCCGCCGCCGATCAATCCGGGCTCGTAAGGGAACTCCCAGCCGCCCGTCCGCGTCTATGTCACCACGGGCTCCGAGAGATCCATGCCGTTGATCCACACGCGCGACCTCTGGAAGAGCTACCCGATGGGAACCGAAACGGTCCACGCTCTGCGTGGCGTTTCGCTTGACATCGAGCGTGGCGAATTCGTCGCGATCATGGGACCGTCGGGTTCCGGCAAGTCGACCCTCATGAACCTGATCGGCTGTCTCGATACGCCGACGAAGGGGCACTACGCCCTGAACGACAGGGATGTCAGCCGGATGAACGACGACGAGTTGGCGCGGATCCGGAATCAGGAGATCGGCTTCGTCTTCCAGACCTTCAACCTGATGCCGCGCGCGACCGCCCTGCACAACGTCGAGCTGCCGTTGATCTACGGCGGTGTTCCAGCGGCTCGGCGGCACCAGCGGGCGGTCGCGGCGATGGAGATGGTGGAACTGGAAGAACGGATGAACCACCGGCCGAACGAACTCTCGGGCGGCCAGCGGCAGCGGGTCGCGATTGCGCGCGCGCTGGTGAACGAGCCGTCCATCCTGCTGGCGGACGAACCGACCGGGAATCTGGACTCGAAGACCGGTATCGAGATCATGGCGATCTTCGAAGGGCTGCACCGTGCGGGCAACACGATTGTGTTGATCACGCACGAGGCGGAGGTGGCGAACCACGCGCACCGCGTGATTCAGATTCTGGACGGCGTTATCCACTCCGACGGACCTGGCGTCGGCCTCGGCGCACAGCCCGCCCCGGCGTTACCGCCCGCCCCCCCCGACACCCGCGTGGCCCCCAGGGTGCTCTCGCCGGGTGGGG is a genomic window of Acidobacteriota bacterium containing:
- a CDS encoding ABC transporter ATP-binding protein produces the protein MPLIHTRDLWKSYPMGTETVHALRGVSLDIERGEFVAIMGPSGSGKSTLMNLIGCLDTPTKGHYALNDRDVSRMNDDELARIRNQEIGFVFQTFNLMPRATALHNVELPLIYGGVPAARRHQRAVAAMEMVELEERMNHRPNELSGGQRQRVAIARALVNEPSILLADEPTGNLDSKTGIEIMAIFEGLHRAGNTIVLITHEAEVANHAHRVIQILDGVIHSDGPGVGLGAQPAPALPPAPPDTRVAPRVLSPGG